Proteins encoded by one window of Paenibacillus sp. DCT19:
- a CDS encoding methyl-accepting chemotaxis protein, producing the protein MKRISISVKLLLSFLTVLTLLAAVVVISYMQFISVERTFTDLINERTSKLLTVKNMVIDVKSQQVELRNFITQENDQSEQAFTSYYEDYHKLSEELRANSTTQTMIDLLDRSDRTAEEYYAFGQDVIESKKQGRTSEMTSLMLEKGPSLVAGFEEIVTAMEAHQQNSLNTGIVNANALIQQTLRLIVIIGIASIVLGTVVALVMGRMISKPVAKVAHAASRIADGDLTGEAIVVRNRDEIGDMAQSFNKMVDNLRLLIHQVGNNADRVAASSEELTASTEQTASATEQVAVTMEEIATGMDTQVNMVGDGFQTITELSKGFQQMTVNTQNMSDEATRASARTVHGNEAVQSAVGQMNSIHETVRTLSTVIEELGKHSQEIGTMVESISEISAQTNLLSLNAAIEAARAGEHGRGFEVVASEVRKLSDQSAKSAEQISVLVAAIRTGMDNAAQSMDNVNTEVQEGIELVHKAGGTFEEIREAVSNVAGQTQEVSASIEQMAAGVEQINVSMQTIMEVTENAAAGTEEVSATSEEQLSAMQEIASAANDLSSMAEELQQSINRFKV; encoded by the coding sequence CATGGTCATTGATGTGAAGTCCCAGCAGGTGGAATTAAGAAACTTCATAACACAAGAAAATGATCAGAGCGAGCAAGCGTTTACATCATACTATGAGGATTATCATAAATTAAGTGAAGAGTTACGAGCAAATAGCACAACTCAAACGATGATCGACCTGTTGGATCGCTCGGATCGCACTGCAGAGGAATATTATGCATTTGGTCAAGATGTGATTGAGTCCAAGAAGCAAGGTAGAACTAGCGAGATGACAAGCTTAATGTTGGAAAAGGGGCCTTCACTCGTTGCTGGATTTGAGGAAATCGTCACCGCTATGGAAGCGCATCAGCAGAATTCGCTCAACACAGGTATTGTCAATGCCAATGCACTCATTCAACAAACTCTCCGGTTGATCGTTATTATCGGGATCGCCTCTATTGTACTGGGGACAGTTGTTGCATTGGTGATGGGGCGAATGATTTCCAAACCCGTTGCCAAAGTAGCCCATGCGGCAAGCCGGATTGCCGATGGAGATCTGACAGGTGAAGCCATTGTTGTTCGTAACCGGGATGAAATAGGAGATATGGCTCAATCCTTCAACAAGATGGTGGATAACCTACGTCTTCTAATTCATCAAGTAGGTAACAATGCGGATCGGGTGGCTGCATCATCCGAAGAGCTAACAGCTAGTACAGAGCAGACCGCCTCAGCGACGGAGCAGGTTGCTGTAACGATGGAGGAAATTGCAACAGGAATGGATACGCAGGTGAACATGGTTGGAGATGGATTCCAGACGATCACTGAATTGTCGAAGGGTTTTCAACAGATGACTGTGAACACACAGAATATGTCGGATGAAGCAACTCGTGCATCAGCCAGAACAGTGCATGGTAATGAGGCCGTTCAATCTGCTGTTGGGCAAATGAACTCGATACATGAGACTGTGCGAACACTTTCTACAGTCATTGAAGAGTTGGGTAAACATTCTCAGGAGATTGGAACCATGGTGGAGAGTATATCCGAAATCTCAGCGCAAACAAATCTGCTATCTCTCAATGCGGCGATTGAAGCGGCAAGAGCTGGTGAGCATGGTCGTGGGTTCGAGGTCGTTGCTAGCGAGGTACGGAAGCTATCGGATCAATCGGCAAAATCTGCTGAACAGATTAGCGTACTTGTTGCTGCGATCCGTACGGGGATGGATAACGCAGCGCAGTCTATGGACAATGTGAATACCGAGGTTCAAGAAGGGATAGAGCTTGTTCATAAAGCAGGCGGTACCTTTGAGGAGATTCGCGAAGCGGTGAGCAATGTTGCGGGTCAAACTCAGGAGGTGTCTGCATCTATTGAGCAAATGGCTGCGGGCGTGGAGCAGATTAATGTGTCCATGCAAACCATTATGGAAGTGACGGAGAATGCGGCTGCAGGAACGGAAGAGGTTAGCGCGACCTCGGAGGAACAATTATCCGCGATGCAGGAGATTGCTTCGGCGGCGAATGACCTATCGTCTATGGCGGAAGAATTGCAGCAGTCTATTAATCGTTTCAAAGTGTGA